In Trichomycterus rosablanca isolate fTriRos1 chromosome 5, fTriRos1.hap1, whole genome shotgun sequence, the sequence TTTTTGTAATACTTACATTTAAATGAAACTGTAACTGATGGGCTGTTAAATCAAATGCAGAAGTTCATGTGCCCCAGACTTAGTACATGTAAACGTATCCCTATATACCCACAGCTATTTGAGGATGTGCTGTTTTAgtagacaaaataaataaacgtcCATATATTTCTGGATGACACTAACTAAAGCTCTGACACTCCATCTTACCCATGGACAGTACAATTCCTAGCAAACTAACTGACTGAAAAGACTGTTACTGTACTTTTGCTAATCTGATAATCCCCAGGCCTGCTAAACATCTCTTTCTGGTTAATAAGCCACGGCATGTCAAAACATTTTGCTTATTTAATGCACCCAAGTAGCATTCGGGGTAAGGAGGGGGAGCGCGGGGTGTTAAATGATTCCTGCAGTTGCTTTAAAGGTTAAATCTGATTGTTCACCATGACGCTTCTTGgcagcacacacaaacatagtCCATAGAGGAGAAagtttttagatattttaacaCTACAGGGGTCAGAGATTTGTTTTCCTACAGTAGGAGAAATACCACAGGGATTGAGTAATGGTATTATAGGTATTATTATTACCCTTAATGTTCTGTTTGGGGTCTCTGAGACCCCAGAGCTTCTTTAACAGCTCACAAAATATCCTAAACCTTTTTCTACCATTTTGATACTTCATGATTTTTCCTAATTTTaaggaaaatacaaatacacaataTTTACTGACAAACATAATTGTGGGGACAGAGACAAAATAAGCTTATACAAGTAACACTGTTCTGAAAGGTTCTACAATGAGAAGTTTAAGGTAACAGGTAAGGTTGTTtattgtggtggaaaaaccctaATGAAAAGAGTTTAGTAATCAAGATAgtaatcttgtctgcagagaaggatcacaccGACCGAGTCTCACACAGAGGCTCTGTGAATgcgataacaataataataatgaacatctttatacactgatcagccataacattaaaaccacctccttgtttctacactcactgtccattttatcagctccacttaccatatagaagcactttgtagttccacaattactgactgtagtccatctgtttctctgcatgctttgttagccccctttcatgctgttcttcaatggtcaggacccccacaggaccaccacagagcaggtattatttgggtggtggatcattctcagcactgcagtgacactgacatggtggtggtgtgttagtgtgtgttgtgctggtacgagtggatcagacacagcagtgctgatggagtttttaaacacctcactgtcactgctggactgagaatagtccaccaaccaaaaatatccagccaacagcgcctcgtgggcagcgtcctgtgaccactgatgaaggtctagaagatgaccgactcaaacagcagcaatagatgagcgatcgtctctgactttacatctacaaggtggaccaactaggtagaagtgtctaatagagtggacagtgagtggacacggtatttaaaaactccagcagcactgctgtgtctgatccactcataccagcacaacatacactaacacaccaccaccatgtcagtgtcactacagtgctgagaatgatccaccacctaaataatacctgctctgtggtggtcctgtgggggtcctgaccattgaagaacagggtgaatgcaggctaaaaaagcatgtagagaaacagctggactacagtcagtaattttagaactacaaagtgcttctatatggtcagtggagctgataaaatggacagtgagtgtagaaacaaagaggtggttttaatgttatggctgatcggtgtatatcttgtTAGTggccttgtaggacagtggaagattccacagTTAACAACTGGTGTAAATCAGCTAGAACTAAGTCTTGGACATCATACAATGCAATTACACCATGTAcccatccagtaacattctaaTGTAGCggtattcttggaatatgactactggcaatcatgccctaagtagtaattgattatgtattaatacttctagtgtaaattaacatttttctctcacattatatttaactaataaaatatgtcATTGAAAACACTTAAAATCATTTctttgtctgtttgtcttttaaaaaaaggttgaagtaaattaacaaattacagatttcagtttttattgtatttttagaaagtgtcccagCTTTTCTGTAAAGGAGGTTTGTAGCTTGTAATGTGTCAGTTGCTCTTTCCTATCATCGTTTCCTATTTATCTCATTTAGAGTTGAACCGTGGTGACACACTACAAGACAAGCAAGTGAAAGAGGCCCGGACCAAGTGTCGCACCATTGCTTCTCTTCTGACCGATGCACCTAACCCTCATTCTAAGGGGGTCCTGATGTTCAAAAAACGCCGCCAGCGTTCCAAGAAATACACGCTGACCAGTTACGGTAGTGTAGATGAGGATATGCAACCAGATTCCCAAGAGGAAGACAACCACTTCCTCGGGAGCGAATCGGAGCTGGACGAGGAAGGGTTCAGCGCAGCGCCAGATCCCACATGGGACAGCGACTACTTGGACATGCTTGAAAAAAGAGCAGCGTCAAGAGCTTTGGAAGGAGATGAAGCAGATGATTCTTTAAGTGGCGGGCTGAGTGGAACCACAGGAAGGGGGGCCCGCTTGTTTGAGCAGCAGAGGAAGAGAGCCGAGGAGCATGCCAAGAAGATGGCACAGAAAAGTCAGCTGGAGGGCCAGGCAATTGTTCAAGCAGAGGAAAAGCAACCGGAGTTGTCCATACAGACAAAAGCAATTGTTAAACCCAGTGTTCAGCCACCACAGGTTGCACCAAAGCCTGCGAGACCACCAGAGCTGATGACACAAGAGAATACTCCTGCTACCAAGACGCAAATTCCCCCAACCTCACCCCGAGTTACCTTCTCCATTGTTAATGATATTGCCAGTATAAAAACACCAACTTCTACAGAGGTGCCTGAAAACCAAGTGATAACTGTTGCATCAGTAATGGTGCCTCCACCTTCTACGTCTATGCCACCACCTCCCACTCCCTTGCCAGAATTGCCACCGAGCTCAGTATTGAACCGCACAGCCCGGCCCTTCGCCCCAGGGTTTATCAGCCACCGAGCCGCCACAGCACCAGTCGTGTTCCGCCCTAATGTCACCAAAAAGGCTTCCAGGCCAGTCTCAGTGGCAGTAACTGCACCGCCTTTTACAACTGCATTCGAGGAGGTGATTGATTATCCTTCTGCCAGTTTTTCAGTACGTAAGATGAGCATTGATGTTCCTGCTGGCATGACCTCAACACCAGCCCCTGCGACCACTGTGCATCTTCCTTTTCCTGCTGCTATGCCAGATCCTGCACAGTCACTAATTTCAAATATTCCTTCATCATCAGAAAATTTTCAGACTGTGCCGTCTGTCTCACAGACAAATATCCCTGCTAATTCCTTCATTACTGAAAATATAACTGCTGCTCCTCCTTCTGCTGGCTTCACAGATATCACTAGCGTAATCTCTGCTGCTATTGCTGTGCCTTCTGCTCCTGAGGTACCACTGATTCATGCCACCTCTGTGACTTTAACTCCTGTAACCCCTGTCAGCTCAGTTTCTCCTCCAGCTCCCGTGGTGTGCCAAGAGAAAGCTCCTCCGGCTGGAGGTCGAACAGGCATCCTTCAGAAAGCTCGCCGTCGCACTACTAATAAACCAATGTTTAAGATTCCAGATGCCAGAAAGAACTTGCCCAATCCTGAGCTGCTGTCTTTGGTACAGAATTGGGATGAGAGGCCTAATTACGGATACTCAGAGCCAGTCACTGTTTCGGACGATTACTATAACATGGATGAAAAGAGGGGAAAGATCCCACCACCGGTGGCTCCAAAACCTCGCATCATCCCAGAAGTGTCCCAGATTCCTCAAGCTGGGGGAAAGGGCGCTGAGCTCTTTGCACGAAGACAGAACCGTAAAGATCTCTTTGTGGTGGATGGTACACAACCTCAGCAGCAGTTTTTACAGTCCCAGTCAGTCATGCCTATGATCCATCCCTGTGAGCCCTCACCAGTATCACCAAACTGGAAGTACTCCCCAAATGTCCGTGCTCCTCCGCCAATTGGTTACAACCCTCTCCTCGCTCCTTCCTGTCCCCTGGGAGCACAACATGAAAAAGCACGGGGCGCTGAAAGAACCTCAAAGGTTGGTCGAGGTGGACACATGTTCCAGAAAGAAGGCATCAAGGCCATAGACGTCATGAGGCGCCAGCCTTACCAACTTAACTCAGCCATGTTTGGTTTCGGAGGTGGCTCGAGCACACAGTCTGTAAACTCCTCTTACCAACACAA encodes:
- the synpo2la gene encoding synaptopodin 2-like protein isoform X1, producing MVVEEVNITLSGGAPWGFRLQGGVEHQRPLQVAKVRKRSKACRAGLREGDELVSINNSSCASLSHAQAMNLIDSIPGLLCIRVKRAPAGFQSVVLVARAPSPRIDKEYRAALRANTPSSSKLHQPSVRQVHHTSVMSPTARSGLTSPLGSEAYYGETDSDADVVTHDRHRRQRHRNPGNPLGKAGHASTEVGETSEMSGYDSATDAQGYPPAGPDHQEGKLPGVVRREVIFQPPSSGAWSSYTSTETSSVSADEQSSQDLVIEEDSGFQELPNVPLVSPERAKEALVLSSHSQLVPMVGPVNNPVDEELTKTYMDKAKQAKLNRGDTLQDKQVKEARTKCRTIASLLTDAPNPHSKGVLMFKKRRQRSKKYTLTSYGSVDEDMQPDSQEEDNHFLGSESELDEEGFSAAPDPTWDSDYLDMLEKRAASRALEGDEADDSLSGGLSGTTGRGARLFEQQRKRAEEHAKKMAQKSQLEGQAIVQAEEKQPELSIQTKAIVKPSVQPPQVAPKPARPPELMTQENTPATKTQIPPTSPRVTFSIVNDIASIKTPTSTEVPENQVITVASVMVPPPSTSMPPPPTPLPELPPSSVLNRTARPFAPGFISHRAATAPVVFRPNVTKKASRPVSVAVTAPPFTTAFEEVIDYPSASFSVRKMSIDVPAGMTSTPAPATTVHLPFPAAMPDPAQSLISNIPSSSENFQTVPSVSQTNIPANSFITENITAAPPSAGFTDITSVISAAIAVPSAPEVPLIHATSVTLTPVTPVSSVSPPAPVVCQEKAPPAGGRTGILQKARRRTTNKPMFKIPDARKNLPNPELLSLVQNWDERPNYGYSEPVTVSDDYYNMDEKRGKIPPPVAPKPRIIPEVSQIPQAGGKGAELFARRQNRKDLFVVDGTQPQQQFLQSQSVMPMIHPCEPSPVSPNWKYSPNVRAPPPIGYNPLLAPSCPLGAQHEKARGAERTSKVGRGGHMFQKEGIKAIDVMRRQPYQLNSAMFGFGGGSSTQSVNSSYQHKRQTETGHTLTKPRQVPVKTSRVYEIKRFSTPTPMSAPTIVPTVIAPRAQTTLAEPLCRYDMTSPTMCSPAAMSSPAQPVPEPAAVSSRPPGLPELPRISAAPAFVPTPYSPPAPVSSMTIYSDLQAARQFKSAPELSALPPNFLKPPVQAPKPRFIATRAGVQPHVWRPGVQHY
- the synpo2la gene encoding synaptopodin 2-like protein isoform X2 gives rise to the protein MNLIDSIPGLLCIRVKRAPAGFQSVVLVARAPSPRIDKEYRAALRANTPSSSKLHQPSVRQVHHTSVMSPTARSGLTSPLGSEAYYGETDSDADVVTHDRHRRQRHRNPGNPLGKAGHASTEVGETSEMSGYDSATDAQGYPPAGPDHQEGKLPGVVRREVIFQPPSSGAWSSYTSTETSSVSADEQSSQDLVIEEDSGFQELPNVPLVSPERAKEALVLSSHSQLVPMVGPVNNPVDEELTKTYMDKAKQAKLNRGDTLQDKQVKEARTKCRTIASLLTDAPNPHSKGVLMFKKRRQRSKKYTLTSYGSVDEDMQPDSQEEDNHFLGSESELDEEGFSAAPDPTWDSDYLDMLEKRAASRALEGDEADDSLSGGLSGTTGRGARLFEQQRKRAEEHAKKMAQKSQLEGQAIVQAEEKQPELSIQTKAIVKPSVQPPQVAPKPARPPELMTQENTPATKTQIPPTSPRVTFSIVNDIASIKTPTSTEVPENQVITVASVMVPPPSTSMPPPPTPLPELPPSSVLNRTARPFAPGFISHRAATAPVVFRPNVTKKASRPVSVAVTAPPFTTAFEEVIDYPSASFSVRKMSIDVPAGMTSTPAPATTVHLPFPAAMPDPAQSLISNIPSSSENFQTVPSVSQTNIPANSFITENITAAPPSAGFTDITSVISAAIAVPSAPEVPLIHATSVTLTPVTPVSSVSPPAPVVCQEKAPPAGGRTGILQKARRRTTNKPMFKIPDARKNLPNPELLSLVQNWDERPNYGYSEPVTVSDDYYNMDEKRGKIPPPVAPKPRIIPEVSQIPQAGGKGAELFARRQNRKDLFVVDGTQPQQQFLQSQSVMPMIHPCEPSPVSPNWKYSPNVRAPPPIGYNPLLAPSCPLGAQHEKARGAERTSKVGRGGHMFQKEGIKAIDVMRRQPYQLNSAMFGFGGGSSTQSVNSSYQHKRQTETGHTLTKPRQVPVKTSRVYEIKRFSTPTPMSAPTIVPTVIAPRAQTTLAEPLCRYDMTSPTMCSPAAMSSPAQPVPEPAAVSSRPPGLPELPRISAAPAFVPTPYSPPAPVSSMTIYSDLQAARQFKSAPELSALPPNFLKPPVQAPKPRFIATRAGVQPHVWRPGVQHY